The DNA sequence tattccacccccccccccccccccccccaccctccctgatcATTGTCTCAGGCTGAACCAGACCAAACTATGTTTCCTAAGCTAAGCTTCCAACCTCATATCCTCATTATTGCGAAGACTGCTTTCTTCAATCTCCATAATATCACCTTTCTCTACCCCTGTGTCAGCCCATCTATGATTGAACCTGCATTATCCAAACTTGATTATTTCAGTACTCTCATGGCCGGCCTCCCAGCCTCCATCTTCCAAAAATGTGAGCACATCCAAAACTCTGCTCTCTGTATTTTAACTGTGCAAAGTCCTGTTCCCCAGTACTCGCTGCCCACATTTTATTCCAATTTGCCATACCACGTACATTTTTATTCTGTGGACAAGTTCACTCCTTGTCTCACCTCTCTCATCTCTGTAACCTTTTCCAGACTTACAACCCTCCTAGAACTTTGCGTCTCCAGCTCTAGTCTCTAGCCCATCTACAACTTCCTTTGCTTCACTGTTAGCTGCCTAATTTCcaaactctgaaattccctcccttaaCCTCTCCGCCTGCCCTTCTCAAAGAACCTTCGTCAAAGCCAcctaaagagaaaatgttggaatgatttcccagcattttctcttttggtttcagattccagattccgcagtaatttgcttttgtcaaaGCCACCTATTTATCCAACTGTTTATTAACCCTCCTCATAATGACTCCTTTGGCTTGTCACGTTTTGTCTGATTACACTCCTGTGAAATACCTCCAAGATGTTTTCCTTTCaaaacttaaaaaaaaataaacttagagtacccaaataatttttccaatttaaggggcaatttagtgtggccaatcaatctaccctgcacatttttgagctgaaggggtgagacccatgcagacattgagagaatgcgcaaactccacacggacagtgatccaggaccaggatcgaacccaggtcctcaatgctgtgaggcagcagtgctaaccactgtgctgccctgggatgTTTTGCTACGTTCAaagatccagggccaggatcgaacccaggtcctcaatgccgtgaggcagcagtgctcaccactgtgccgccctgggatGTTTTCCTATGTTCAAAATgcagtataaatgcaagttgtaaaTTGTTTGAAGCCACATAAGCTATCGTTCTATCGTTTTTATTAATTTTCTCTCTGCATATGGCAATTGATGGCTGTAATCGATAACTTGGTAGTTTGGGGAACGATAAAATAATATTCCTATCTTGCCCCTTTCACGTAAAAGCTCTAATGGGTATGCCACCCAGTAAATGTTGTTTTAACAGGGATGCATTATTACTCCATAACCACAACAGAATTATTTCAAAGGCAGTGAACCAAATAATCAACTACTGTTAGATACACCGTTAACACATCATTGTCGTATTGTAAAAATGTTACCGAGTGTTACAATATTTTTAGTGTTAATATAACTGGTTTTCATATTGATTAGAATTGTGGAAGTGAGGAGTTTTTTCTCGGAGAGTTGagagtctttgaaactctcttcctcaaagccaaGGAATCAGaatttttaatatttttaaggtcgatagattcttgataagcaaggggttgaaagattatcgggggtaagctggaatgtggagttgagattacaatcagatcaatcactatcttattgaatgctgactgagtgacctactcttgctcctaatttgtatgttcgtatttGAGTTTTGTGTTGAATTCACAAACTGAAGAAATTTGTTTCACTCTTACTTCTGTTCTTTTTGTAAACAGGATACAGGAATAGGGAAAACTGTGAATGGATTCAGGAAGCATGATGTGGTTGGAGATGATGCTAAGAACCTAGTCTCAAAGTGGAAGAAACTGGTACCCCAGGAAGTAGAACGGTATTGTTTTAACAGCCCTCTCCGCTAAAATAGTGAAAGCTGTTACTATGCAATATACATGTGTATTTTCCCTGATTATGTTTAATGTATAACAAGCCAATTCTTGACGCTGGGTTAGGGAAAGAAAGAATTATTTATCTTGTGTTATTATAATAGAAAGCTAAAATTCACTCTTCTTCCCTAAATGTGGCAATTTGAAATGTGAAGGTCGTCATTTTCAGTTGTCCCTCAACTTGAGCTCCTCAGTTagtaaacttttaaaaaaaattctcctacCAGTTTTTGGACTGGAATTTATTTTTTTGTTTATGGATCTGGTTTCGATATTCATGAGAAAATAGCACCCAAATCAAGGTGATCAAGAATCTGAACTGCAGGTAATCCAATTTCAGTTAACAACACATTTGGTCTCCCGTGAATGTaattgtcttttttaaaaataaatttagagtacagaattaattttttccaattaagggacaatttagcgtggccaatccacctagcttgcacatttttgggttgtggaggcgaaacacgcaaacacagggagaatgtgcaaactccacacggacagtgacccagagccgggatcgaacctgggacctcggtgctgtgaggccgcagtgctaaaatgaaaatgaaatgaaaatgaaaatcgcttattgtcacaagtaggcttcaaatgaagttactgtgaaaagcccctagtcgccacattccggcgcctgttcggggaagctggtacgggaattgaaccgtgctgctggcctgccttggtctgctttcaaagccagcgatttagccctgtgctaaacggcccCTATTGTCCTTGTCTTTTAAAGATGGACAATCATAATACAGTAACTCGTAGTGCCAAACATACAGAATAATGTAGGATAGTATTTTAATGATACCAAATGGGCGATTAGAGTCTGCAGTCAAAAAAAAGTAACTGATTGATGTAGTTCCCTATTGCCTCTCCACCCGTTGCCCCTGCCCTCCCCCCAAAAAAGAGTCTCTGATAATTAATTGACAAGAGCATGGCATCACCTTCTGCACTTTACATGATTAAGACTTTGAACTGTTGGCTCTTATGTTTCTGgtaagtttatttacagtatcatgCTATTCCATACAGATACAATAATTACAATTCCTGTTAACTTGCATGAGTTGGATTGGCAGGGTATCTTCTATTCAAACATATCGTTGCATAATCCCATCATCATTGAGTCACCTTGCCTTCCCTGCCCCTGAATTTATCTTTGAAAGGCAGGGTTCTTAAAAGGGTCATACATTTACTCGGGGATCAGAGTCCTCATCAGCTGACAATTGACATATCAGCTTTCAATCATCCTTTTACAATGTGTAAATATTACCATGTAGGTTCATATTTTGATTGTATTTCCTGGGATGGTGTGGCAAGTGGTTTATATTCCTCTCGAATCTCAAAGATTCAAGTTTTAATTCTTTCTCTAGCTTGCAGAAGTGTTTTGTTGTTGGACCCACTGATGATTTACCCTGCCTTTCAGCCATCGAAGTGTAGAATTTTACAGTAGAAGAAAACAGTTTGACCTTGTTTACCTGTGCTGACTTTCAAATAACTATTCATTTGTGCCTTCCTGTGAACCATGCCTTCatcattaaaaaataaataaatttagaggacccaattcatttttttacaattaaggggcaatttagcgtggccaatccacctagtctgcatacctttttgggttgtgggggcgaaacccacgcaaacatggggagaatctgcaaattccacacggacagtgatccagagccgcgatcgaacctgggatatcggcaccgtgaggcagcaggtcgaactcactgcaccaccgtgctgccctcatgttgTCTTCATATACGAACTTGTACCATGACTGATGGCAGGTTTGATTTCGCACAGCTCATTCTGATGCATACACATACATGCACAAATCAATTCTTTCCATTAAGTGTTGGTAGTTGGTGATCGTCAGTTCTGTGTGATTATTGTTTAATTTTCTTTGAGCATGAGATCTTTCGTTGACCCTTTAGCTGATGGAAACCAGAGACTGGTCCTGGGATTTTCTTAATTTTTGTAGTTCAGTACCACATTGGCCAGTGTTTCTACCTGCTGTGTATTTGGGAAGAACTTTGAATGTTCTTATTAAAAATAGCCTTTTTGTGTAAATGCTGTAACAAAGTCAATTAAAATTGCATTATCATTAATTATATGTTTATTTTGTTCAGATCCACCAATACGCTAGAAGAGCGAGAGTTTGCTTACAATAAAGGGGTTTCTAAAAAGAGACGCAGGGACCTTTCTCCAGAAGATTGTGTACAGACATTCCAGACTCCTCATAAAGAGTCCTCTGAACCAAACTATGAACAGATTCATGAGAAAAGGAGACACTCGCTGGAGAATGAGAAACCTTTCAGGTCTGGTAGCCATGGCTACCAGTCTTCAAAATCCAATTTTAAAGAGGAGGCGGAGAGACGGACTAAATCTCCTCCTGTGGAGGATTATGATGAGGACAATAACTATTCTGATGAAGATGTTGAGCAACCTATGCAACCACCGAAAAGCATCCATAAAGCTACTCGGGACTATCACAGCTCACGAGTAGAAGTGAGCACAGGCCGTGACAGGGAACACAAGTCTTCACACAAGGAAAAGCAACAATCGTTTACAAAAGACGATGAAAAGTTAAAATTTCCCTCACTTCAAAAGCCAGATAAAATGAATAAATCTTCCTCAAAGGAACAACATAATCATAAGGACCGAGGAGAGTTTGCATCAATAAGTTCCAGTCATAAGAAACCTCGCCTGCAACCTGAGGAAACTTTAGATGACAGAAAACATAAGCATAGAGATTTAGACAAGCGAAAATCTGATTGTGAAGAACCAAGGAGTACACTGGACAAACCCAAAGAGAAACCCACATCAAGTAAACAGAAAGAACAGCCAGACTTGAAAAAATCAAAATCTACAGAAAAAAATCAGTCTGTTTCTTCCCATAAGGACTCTACTAAACCAACAGTAGCTGATGACTTTGAAGAACCAACAATGTCATTTGAGTCCTATCTTAGCTATGATCAGccacagaagaaaaagaaaaaggttAACAAAACTGCGGAGAAGGTTAAGGAGGCTCATCCAAACAAATCCAAAGGGTCAGATAAACCTATGTCTAAATCTGGTTCTCGGAGCTCGGACTCCAATAGAAAACAGAATGTTGAGGAAAAGAAGAAATCCAAACGGCACATTGATGAGAAGCCTAGTGTTAAACCCAGAAAGGTAACATTAAAATGAAATAAGATTGCTTTAGATTATTAGTAATACTGAGGAATAAAAGTGTGTTATAGATTGTAGATGTTTAACAGTAGTCTCCTTTGAGGGATCTGGGTAGGCTAAAACTCAGTCCTTTTGATCTTGGCATGTGTGCATTTCTGTTGTTAACTGCACTATTAAGTGTGACAACATGGGATTCGTTACCACAGTTCTCCTGTGTAAGTTGATCACTACTGGGTAACCAAGGAGAGGAAGGAACAGAAGCCAGCTTGTGCCTACAGAAACCAATTGGGTCGTCTGTGGTTGTATTTTACTCCCACAGAATCTTATCCAGCAAGAGTTAAATGCCTCATGGGGAAAACGGAGAATAGGAAAAGAAAAAAATGCAAATTTGAGCCTCGAGTCCTATTGTCATAAACAGAATGAAGTAATTATCTTTATTTCACATTGTACTTCTATGACAGGATTCTTTGGTGAATGGTTTATTTTTTAAAGAAATCTATTATGTTGTGCCTGTAAGATAGAAATCTGCCCACAACAGGATTTCTGTTTCTACTAACGTATACTATCCTGTTAGTCAATATATTAAAAGAAGTACCGTGGTGACACTGATGGATGTTTTCAGGTAGCTCCATTTTTCTGACCTCTGTAGTTTTGAGGATTGGAGTTGGCAAAAAATGTCGCCCATTGCTGCTCCGAGCTAAGGGAGAGCGGAAGACAGACTTAATGTTTCTGACAAACTATGTTTTGGTCAACATGTGATTTGGGGCTCTTTTGAAAGAATAAGTATCCATGAATGCGTCTGATGGAAAGTTATTTTCctttgaaaatgaaaagaaaaccaGAACCTGGATTGGATTCTCAACTCTTTTGTTATGCAGGAACGGTTTGATATCTGTGTGCCTTTCAACTTGAACTCAACCAGTGAGAATCAAAAAGTTACTGAGAAAATTAGTCAAATTAATTATCAGCCATTTAGTCCCACTGGCTATTATTGGCAAGTAGTTGTATGTTTGGAAGAGACATCTATGTGGCCATTGTCCATTAAATGTTTTTAGTGTTTACAAGTCTCTTGgttgacaggtccaggctatttcaaattaatatttggctttgtttgtttttatagctcttcgTGCTcctttaactctgaagtgcttcctctttttgaGCATGTGTTGCTTCTAGTAGCTGTTTTTTCATAGAGGctgtttctttgttctgaagtgcttcctaaaaagagcaggtgttgtttctaaccACAGTTCTTGTGTCTGCTGAGATTTCCTCtgttctgaagtgcttcctagaaagacctGGTGCTCTGTCTGActgctggcaatgccaacctggtactCCTCACTGGCTGAGGAGATGTCGTGAAGGGGGAGTCCCTGATGGGGAGGGGAGAGTCCTTTGGTGAACACATAGTGTGGTGTTGCTCATTTGGGTGGGCCTTACAAAAATGGCTCCCTGATCTCTGAGGATCTGGCCTTGCCGGCTTCTTCGGACCCTGGCTCCAAAAAATGTTCGCGCTAATCCACCTGGCGAGAATCGTACCTCGTTTCCCACCAGATTCCACACTTAGAAAGTTTTGGGGAGAATTCTGCCTATAAATCTGCACATAATGAGGATTTAAAAGTGTCAACGATCAATTTTGACCCACCGAACCCTAGCTCTGCAGTCACTTATCTAaactggaagcactgacaagtttACATGATTACATGATTCTACGTGAAAATGGTGAGAGAGTTGATCAGATTGAATTCTACATTAAATAAGCTGTCCTCTCAGTTCCAACTTTGGTATTTACTGTGTTGCCATGCTTGGTGCAAGTTTATCAGGTTCAAGAAACTTGGAGAGAAAATTAACTGGTTTTGCTTGTGCAATAAAATTATAGGAAGTGGGTATGTATTCATCTGCAATATTTCAGTATCACAGAATACTATAGTGCAGAAGAGAcctttcaacccatcgagtctgcaccgatgcatgaaaagccCTGACCTGCCCCCCaaagtcaccactctctgggtaaaaatgtttcccctcaaatccccctaaacctcccacccctcactttgaacatgTGTCCTCtcctaactgacccttcaactaaggggaacagctgctccctatccaccctctcaatgccctcataatcttgtacacctcgatcaggtcacccctcggtcttctctgctccagtgaaaacaatccaagccgatctaacctctcttcataacttaaatgttccatcccaggcaacattctgatgaatcgtctctgcaccctctccagtgtaatcacatccttcctataatgtggcaatcagaattgcacacagtcctccagctgtggcctcaccaacgttctattcaactccaacatgacctcgctgcttttgtaatctatgccccgattgataaaaaccagtgtcccatatgcctttttcgccaccctattaacctgcccactgccttcagggatctgtggacaaacacgtcaagtccctttgttcttcggaacgtcccagtgtcaaacctttcatagtatacttccttatcaaattactccttccaaagtgtatcaccccacacttttcagggttaaattccatctgccacttatccgccatTTGACCATCACGTctactatatcttcctgtaacccaaaacactcaacctcactgttttaaaaaaataatattagagtacccaattaattttttccaatttaggggcaatttagcgtggccaatcaacctaccctgcatatcatagaatctacggtgcagaatgaggccatttggcccatcgagtctgcaccggcccttacaaagagcaacccactcaagcccacgtatttaccctatccccgcaacccagcaacccccacttaacctttttggacactaagggcaatttagcatggccaatccacctaacccgcacatctttggactgtgggaggaaaccggagcatccggaggaaacccacgcacacacggggagaacatgcagactccacacagagagtgacccagccgggaatcgaacctgggaccctggagctgtgaagcaattgtgctaaccattgtgctaccgtgctgccgggttgagggcgaaacccacgcaaatacagggagaatgtgcaaactccacaatggacagtgacccagagccgggatcgaacctgggacctcggcgccgtgaggcagcaatgctaaccactgcgccatcgtgctgccccactcaacctcattgttaaccacccgaccaatctttgtgtcatccgcaaacatactgATCCTAACCCCTACATAGTCATCTATGgcctttatataaatgacaaacattaGAGGGCCCAGCATGGACCCCTGTGATACTGGTtattggcttccagacactaaagcagccgtctatcatcacTCTGTCTCCTACCGCTAAGCCAGTTATAAATCCAACTTATCAaaacaccctgtatcccatgtgcatttaccttcccgtaccagcctccccgaacaggcgccggaatgtggcgactaggggcttttcacagtaacttcatttgaagcctacttgtgacaataagcgattttcattcattcatttcataagtctcccatgtgggaccttgtcaatggctttgctgaaattcatgtgcactaccctcatctacacacttggttacatgctcaaaaaattcaatcaaatttgttaggcatgatctccctctgacaaaggcatgctgactatccctgatcaaaccatgcctttccaagtggagatagattctctccttcagattcTTCTCCAGTAGTTTCTCAACCACTGATGTGAGACCCGCTGGTCTGTAGTACACTGGcctgtctctacaacctttcttaaatagtgggaccacattagctgttctccagtcctctggcacctctcccgtggtcagagaggaattaaaaatttgggtcagagccccggctATCTCCTCCttcacctcccacagcagcctgagaCACAATTCTTCCGGACCTGgaaatttgtccacttttaagcccgccaataCCTTGTCACGCTCTATGACAATTTGCttaagaacctcacaatctctctccacgAGTTCtataactacctcctcattctcttgggtgaagtcagatgtgaagtattcgttcaacaccctacaatgtcctctggctccacccacagatttcccccttggtccttaatgggccccactctttccctggttatcctcttaccattgatatacttatagaatatattGGGATTTTCCCTgcatttaccagccagagctttatcATATCCCCTCTTGCtctaattgatttcttaagctccatcctgcactttctgtaatcCACCgatgcctctgcagacttgcttCCCTTatacttgtttttaaaaaatatatatttattaagaatttttcaacaaaattttcaaccatacaaacaaaccccaccccccgttacaaaaagaaagaaagctcgcatagcaagacatgaacatggcaagtcaataagatacagaacattgcacattggattcctcccatacatgtcagttttccggatcattcatgtgtttccttgctcaaatgccccccagaaccccccccccccccctccctcctcacccccccccccccaacgaacgatggcgccccccccccctccccccaaacgaacgatgccccccccccccccccccgggttgctgttgctgctgtccgacattcatctaaagctccgcgagatagtctaggaacggttgccaccgcctgtagaacccctgtgcagaccctctcaaggcaaactttatccgctccaatttgataaaccctgccatatcatttatccaggcttccacgctggggggcttcgcctctttccacattaacaagatccttcgccgggctactagggacgcaaaggccagaatgccggcctctttcgcctcctgcactcccggctcgtccagtactccaaatagtgctagcccccagcttggcttgacccggactttcaccaccttagatactgttcccgcaactcccctccagtgccgggcatgaccaaaacatatggacatggttcgccgggcttcctgagcacctcacacatctgtcctccaccccaaagaacctactcagcctcgcccccgtcatatgcgctctatgaaccaccttaaattgtatcaggctaagcctggcacacgaggaagaggacttAACcccacttagggcatcagcccatagcccctcctcaatctccccccccccagctcctcttcccatttacccttcagctcctctaccaaagcctcccgctCTTTCATCTCctcgtatatcgccgacaccttgccctctctgacccatacgcccaaaatcaccctatcttgaacccctgtgccgggagcaacgggaattccctcacctgccgcctcacaaacgccctcacttgcatgtacctgaaggcatttcccgggggtagtccaaatttctcctccagagcccctaagctcgcaaacgtcccatcgatgaacaggtcccccattcttctaatccctgcccgatgccagctctgaaacccaccatccatccttcctgggacaaaccgatggttatctctgatcggggaccacaccgaggctcccatcgcacccctgtgccgtttccactgcccccagatctttagcgttgccgccaccaccggactcgtggtgtaccttgtcggcgagagcggcagcggtgccgtcaccagcgcccccaggctcgttcctttgcatgacgccatctccaacctcttccatgccgccccctctccctccattacccacttacggatcatcgccacgttggctgcccagtagtagccacccaagttcggcaacgccaaccctcctctatctctgctacgctccaggaaccccctccttaccctcggggtcttgctcgcccacacacatcccataatgctcctgcttaccctcttaaagaaggccttggtaattacaattgggaggcattgaaaaacaaaaagaaacctcgggaggaccaccattttaatcgactgtaccctgcccgccagcgagagtggcaacatgtcccaccttttaaaatcctcctccatctgttccaccagctgcgtcaaattaagtttgtgcagtgccccccagctcctagctacctgaatccccaagtatcgaaagctcctttctgccctcctcaatgataggtcgtctatccctcttccctgatcccccggatgcaccacaaagagctcactctttcccacattgagcttatagcccgaaaagtctccaaactcccttaggatatgcatgacctcaaccatcccctccactggatccgccacatacagcaacaggtcgtctgcttacagcgacactcgatgctcctctcccccctcggaccacccccctccatttccccgactcccttaacgccatggccaaaggttcaattgctaatgcaaacagcagaggggacagggggcacccctgcctcgtccctcgatacagccggaaatactccgacctccgccagttcgtgaccacactctccaccggggctctatacaggagcttaacccaactaataaaccctcccccgaacccaaacctcctcaacacttcccagagatactcccactctactcggtcaaaggccttctccgcgtccatggctgccactatctccgcctctccctccaccgatggcatcattatcacatttaggagccttcgcacattactaTTTAGCTGCCtatcctttacgaatcccgtctggtcctcgtgaatcaccccgggacacagtcctcaatcctcgtagccaacatttttgccagtaacttagcatctacgttgaggagcgagatcggtctatacgacccacattgcagtgggtccttatcctgcttcaagatcaaagagatcggcgcctccgacattgtcgggggcagggtccccccttcccttgcttcattgaaggtccttaccagcaacggggctaacaggtctacatacttcctataaaactccaccgggaacccatccggccctggggccttccctgcctgcatgctccccggtcctttaatcagctcctccaacccaattggcgcccccaaaccagccacctcctgctcctccaccctcgggaacctcagttggtccaagaatcattgtggtcaacaggtcgaattccgtctggagacttcgcctctccctaagtagtccctattcaggggcctctgcatatctcctgtccacccttaaaatctcccccactaacctctccctttctctgccctcactcttcaccctatgagccctgatggagattaactctcccctgaccactgccttcagcgcctcccatactactcccacctgcaccaccccgttgtcgttggcctccagatacctttcgatgcacccccgcaccctcccacacacttcctcgtctgccagcagtcccacatccaaccgccacaacgggcgttggtccctctcctcccccagctctagcttcacccaatgcggggcatggtctgaaatggctatggccgaatactccgttccctccacttcaggatcaatgccctgcccagaacaaaaaaatctatccgggagtaggccttatgtacgtggtagaaaaaagaaaattctctggccaaaggcctggcaaatctccacggatctactccccccatctgatccataaaccccctaagcaccttggccgctgccggcctcttccccgtcctagatctggaacgatctaatgctgggtccagcaccgtgttaaaatccccacccattatcaagctccctacctccaagtctggaatacgccccaacatccgtttcatgaatccagcatcgtcccagttcggggcatatacattcaccagtaccacctccgtcccctgcaacctaccgctcaccatcacatatcggcctccattgtccgctgctatgttcttggcctcaaacgacacccgcttccccaccaatattgccacccctctattcttcgcatccagccccgaatggaacacctgtcctacccatcctttccttaacctgacctgatctgacaccttcagatgtgtctcctgaagcatgaccatgtctgcctccagtccttttaggtgcgcgaacactcgggccctcgtaaccggcccatttaggcctctcaagttccacgtgatcagccggattgcggggctacccccccaccctccctgccgactagccatctcctgtcttaggccagtcccgtgctcgcccctcccgcaccctccagtcccccaggcggggaacccccgtcccgaccacttccattttcagttccccctcggacagtgcagcagcaacccttatgtctccccccttccccctccccactagatccgcatctagcacttttgctccccccatattatttccgtaagtcagctgacttctgctgaccccggcttcccctgccttcccgttgatctccccgtgtgggagtctctccacctccttaccttcctcca is a window from the Scyliorhinus torazame isolate Kashiwa2021f chromosome 1, sScyTor2.1, whole genome shotgun sequence genome containing:
- the eloa gene encoding elongin-A isoform X1; the protein is MAADGVQEQVLKLQSRLSETQEPKKILKTLKRLNELPITVDILADTGIGKTVNGFRKHDVVGDDAKNLVSKWKKLVPQEVERSTNTLEEREFAYNKGVSKKRRRDLSPEDCVQTFQTPHKESSEPNYEQIHEKRRHSLENEKPFRSGSHGYQSSKSNFKEEAERRTKSPPVEDYDEDNNYSDEDVEQPMQPPKSIHKATRDYHSSRVEVSTGRDREHKSSHKEKQQSFTKDDEKLKFPSLQKPDKMNKSSSKEQHNHKDRGEFASISSSHKKPRLQPEETLDDRKHKHRDLDKRKSDCEEPRSTLDKPKEKPTSSKQKEQPDLKKSKSTEKNQSVSSHKDSTKPTVADDFEEPTMSFESYLSYDQPQKKKKKVNKTAEKVKEAHPNKSKGSDKPMSKSGSRSSDSNRKQNVEEKKKSKRHIDEKPSVKPRKMKIEVVPVLPDIPLPLIQPNYRPLPSMDITPISPPKRKAVSVLSEEDLGFTGRRLNSKMQVYSGSKTAYLPKMMSLYEQCIRVLQNNVDSIHEVGGVPFEILEPVLERCTPEQLYRIEDCNPTFVEETDHLWLRHCKRDFKNQERQEFESWREMYLRLHDEREQKLRAITQSISSAHASKPKGRQAKLAFLNTEVKPPRDVRRRQEKHGTGISISTPPRIKMHSHAGNSGSGGGNQSFDGPSTSHGSTSSSLTPPNSGGGIHESKKPQVKKIAPMMAKTIKSFKNRFSRR
- the eloa gene encoding elongin-A isoform X2: MAADGVQEQVLKLQSRLSETQEPKKILKTLKRLNELPITVDILADTGIGKTVNGFRKHDVVGDDAKNLVSKWKKLVPQEVERSTNTLEEREFAYNKGVSKKRRRDLSPEDCVQTFQTPHKESSEPNYEQIHEKRRHSLENEKPFRSGSHGYQSSKSNFKEEAERRTKSPPVEDYDEDNNYSDEDVEQPMQPPKSIHKATRDYHSSRVEVSTGRDREHKSSHKEKQQSFTKDDEKLKFPSLQKPDKMNKSSSKEQHNHKDRGEFASISSSHKKPRLQPEETLDDRKHKHRDLDKRKSDCEEPRSTLDKPKEKPTSSKQKEQPDLKKSKSTEKNQSVSSHKDSTKPTVADDFEEPTMSFESYLSYDQPQKKKKKVNKTAEKVKEAHPNKSKGSDKPMSKSGSRSSDSNRKQNVEEKKKSKRHIDEKPSVKPRKMKIEVVPVLPDIPLPLIQPNYRPLPSMDITPISPPKRKAVSVLSEEDLGFTGRRLNSKMQVYSGSKTAYLPKMMSLYEQCIRVLQNNVDSIHEVGGVPFEILEPVLERCTPEQLYRIEDCNPTFVEETDHLWLRHCKRDFKNQERQEFESWREMYLRLHDEREQKLRAITQSISSAHASKPKGRQAKLAFLNTEVKPPRDVRRRQEKHGTGISISTPPRNCTNDGKNNKIFQEPF